A stretch of Desulfocurvus vexinensis DSM 17965 DNA encodes these proteins:
- a CDS encoding M23 family metallopeptidase — protein MMLRSRRNLFRDRARERRRKRTVCAALAFAAILAGLTYFFHDPAGNTGRTAQRESLHEMDTTAQDMDLVPASVDGRLPLAERPEPLADATPGSAVVQGSVSPGDTAAALLGPYMTPAQVHALVQSCQKVFPLSRLRAGQPYVLKAADDRLERFEYEIDSETLLIVEPEGDGYAARREAIAYEKETKVVSGKITSSLFGAVAEAGETPALAIRLADIFAWDIDFIRDIRVGDTFVAVVEKRSRDGQFTGYGKIIAAQFVNQGQAYRGFLFADKQGSEQYFDEQGKALRKAFLKAPLNFSRISSGFNLNRLHPVLGYRRPHPAIDYAAPSGTPVMTVGDGVVLQRGWDKGGGNFIKIRHNSVYETVYMHLKGFAKGISNGARVRQGQVIGYVGSTGLSTGPHLDFRMKQNGSYINPRTIKSIPADPVSRDRMAAYMSHIQPLLAQMHSAGLMHAQAEAAVDVAWR, from the coding sequence ATGATGCTACGATCCAGACGCAACCTGTTCCGTGACCGCGCCCGCGAACGCAGGCGCAAACGCACGGTGTGCGCCGCTTTGGCCTTCGCCGCCATTCTTGCGGGCCTGACCTACTTTTTCCACGATCCCGCCGGTAACACGGGCCGCACGGCCCAGCGCGAATCCCTGCACGAGATGGACACCACCGCGCAGGACATGGACCTCGTGCCCGCGTCGGTGGACGGGCGCCTGCCCCTGGCGGAGCGCCCGGAGCCGCTGGCCGACGCCACGCCCGGCAGCGCCGTGGTGCAGGGCAGCGTCAGCCCCGGCGACACCGCCGCCGCGCTGCTTGGCCCCTACATGACCCCGGCCCAGGTCCACGCCCTGGTCCAGAGCTGCCAGAAGGTCTTCCCCCTGTCGCGGCTGCGCGCGGGCCAGCCCTATGTGCTCAAAGCCGCCGATGACCGCCTGGAGCGCTTCGAGTACGAGATCGATTCCGAAACGCTGCTCATCGTCGAGCCCGAGGGCGACGGCTACGCGGCCCGGCGCGAGGCCATCGCCTACGAGAAGGAAACCAAGGTCGTGTCCGGCAAGATCACCTCCTCGCTCTTCGGCGCCGTGGCCGAGGCGGGCGAGACCCCGGCCCTGGCCATCCGCCTGGCCGACATCTTCGCCTGGGACATCGACTTCATCCGCGACATCCGCGTGGGCGACACCTTCGTGGCCGTGGTGGAAAAACGCTCGCGCGACGGGCAGTTCACCGGCTACGGCAAGATCATCGCCGCCCAGTTCGTGAACCAGGGCCAAGCCTACCGGGGCTTCCTGTTCGCCGACAAGCAGGGCAGCGAGCAGTACTTCGACGAGCAGGGCAAGGCCCTGCGCAAGGCCTTCCTCAAGGCGCCGCTCAACTTCTCGCGCATCTCCTCGGGCTTCAACCTGAACCGCCTGCACCCCGTGCTGGGCTACCGCAGGCCGCACCCGGCCATCGACTACGCGGCGCCCTCGGGCACCCCGGTCATGACCGTGGGCGACGGCGTGGTGCTCCAGCGCGGCTGGGACAAGGGCGGCGGCAACTTCATCAAGATCCGCCACAACAGCGTGTACGAGACCGTCTACATGCACCTCAAGGGCTTCGCCAAGGGCATCAGCAACGGCGCCCGGGTGCGCCAGGGTCAGGTCATCGGCTACGTGGGCAGCACGGGCCTGTCCACCGGCCCGCACCTGGACTTCCGCATGAAGCAGAACGGCTCCTACATCAACCCCAGGACCATCAAGTCCATCCCGGCGGACCCGGTGTCGCGCGACCGCATGGCCGCGTACATGAGCCACATCCAGCCGCTGCTGGCCCAGATGCACAGCGCGGGCCTGATGCACGCCCAGGCCGAGGCCGCCGTGGACGTGGCCTGGCGCTAG